One genomic window of Bacteroidota bacterium includes the following:
- a CDS encoding DUF2147 domain-containing protein has product MKQKIPSAIPNGSRIFAIVLMVFCATMTLLGQNNNKADDLLGNWITPDNDGKIVFFRSSGKYYGSISWMKNPNDENGKPKIDKHNPDPSKRSQSFQGLILFKDFEWNAAEGKYTGGSVYDARSGNTYDCYLKLIERNVLEIHGYIGFSFIGKSEYFTR; this is encoded by the coding sequence ATGAAGCAGAAAATACCTTCAGCTATACCTAACGGAAGTCGGATTTTTGCAATTGTTTTAATGGTTTTTTGTGCCACGATGACATTGCTTGGACAGAATAATAATAAAGCCGATGACCTTCTCGGAAACTGGATTACGCCCGATAATGACGGGAAGATTGTTTTCTTCAGAAGTAGCGGAAAATACTATGGTTCCATCAGCTGGATGAAGAATCCAAACGACGAGAACGGTAAACCCAAGATAGATAAACACAACCCTGACCCTTCAAAACGCTCACAGTCATTTCAGGGGCTGATACTTTTTAAAGATTTTGAATGGAATGCCGCTGAAGGTAAATATACAGGCGGAAGTGTGTACGATGCCCGCAGCGGTAACACCTATGATTGCTATCTGAAATTAATAGAGCGCAATGTGCTTGAAATTCACGGATACATTGGTTTTTCATTCATCGGGAAATCTGAATATTTTACGCGCTGA